From the genome of Phytohabitans rumicis, one region includes:
- a CDS encoding SDR family oxidoreductase: MLDGKVVLITGAARGIGAHTARLAAARGARVALAGLEPELLSTLADELGGAWFECDVTDQAALDRAAAGTVERFGAIDAVVANAGIANRGTIAVGDIEAFVRTVDVNLVGVMRTVAATVPHVIASRGYYLLVSSAAAFTAMPGMAAYCASKAGVEQFGNAVRLELRHRGVAVGSAHMTFIDTDMTRDARADLPTFGETVRKLPWPLGQFIPVEKCAKAFVAGIERRKRKVYVPRSIAGVQAIRSLMVSPLSDLIVGHGARTGVPRMEEEVRALGRAFGAHGDGR; the protein is encoded by the coding sequence ATGCTTGACGGAAAGGTCGTCCTCATCACCGGCGCGGCGCGGGGCATCGGCGCGCACACCGCCCGGCTGGCCGCGGCGCGTGGCGCCCGGGTCGCGCTCGCCGGCCTGGAGCCCGAGCTACTGTCCACATTGGCCGACGAGTTGGGCGGTGCCTGGTTCGAGTGCGACGTGACCGACCAGGCCGCCCTCGACCGCGCCGCCGCCGGCACGGTGGAACGGTTCGGCGCGATCGACGCGGTGGTCGCCAACGCCGGCATCGCCAACCGCGGCACCATCGCGGTCGGCGACATCGAGGCGTTCGTCCGTACCGTCGACGTCAACCTCGTCGGCGTGATGCGCACGGTCGCCGCGACGGTCCCGCACGTCATCGCCAGCCGCGGCTACTACCTGCTGGTGTCCTCGGCGGCCGCGTTCACCGCGATGCCCGGCATGGCGGCGTACTGCGCCTCGAAGGCGGGCGTCGAGCAGTTCGGCAACGCCGTACGCCTGGAGCTGCGGCACCGCGGCGTGGCGGTGGGCAGCGCGCACATGACGTTCATCGACACCGACATGACCCGGGACGCGCGCGCGGACCTGCCGACGTTCGGCGAGACCGTGCGCAAGCTGCCGTGGCCGCTGGGCCAGTTCATCCCGGTGGAGAAGTGCGCCAAGGCGTTCGTCGCCGGCATCGAGCGGCGCAAGCGCAAGGTCTACGTGCCCCGCAGCATCGCCGGCGTGCAGGCGATCCGCTCGCTGATGGTCAGCCCGCTCAGCGACCTCATCGTCGGGCACGGGGCACGCACCGGCGTACCCCGGATGGAAGAAGAGGTCCGCGCGCTGGGGCGCGCGTTCGGCGCGCACGGTGATGGACGATGA
- a CDS encoding alpha/beta fold hydrolase, whose product MIVYERRGAGEPLVLLHGIGHHWRAWTPVLDRLAAQHDVIAIDLPGFGASPLPADGAPTSMARAVDGVAAFVADLGVGRPHVAGNSLGGAIALELAAAGLVSSATALSPPASSRRWNGAGRWACCPRTGSAPGCRSPCSVPSSGPGRCGR is encoded by the coding sequence ATGATCGTGTACGAGCGCCGCGGCGCCGGCGAACCGCTAGTGCTCCTGCACGGCATCGGCCACCACTGGCGGGCCTGGACGCCGGTGCTCGACCGGCTGGCCGCCCAGCACGACGTGATCGCCATCGACCTGCCCGGCTTCGGCGCGTCGCCGCTGCCGGCGGACGGGGCGCCCACCAGCATGGCGCGGGCGGTGGACGGGGTCGCGGCGTTCGTCGCCGACCTCGGCGTCGGGCGCCCGCACGTGGCCGGCAACAGCCTGGGCGGCGCGATCGCGCTCGAACTGGCCGCCGCCGGCCTGGTGTCGTCGGCGACCGCGCTGTCCCCGCCGGCTTCTTCACGCCGCTGGAACGGCGCTGGGCGGTGGGCGTGCTGTCCGCGCACCGGGTCGGCACCCGGCTGCCGCAGCCCGTGCTCCGTGCCATCCTCCGGTCCGGGGCGCTGCGGGCGGTGA
- a CDS encoding flavin-containing monooxygenase, with product MAGPQHFRIVVVGAGFGGLGTAIRLKQRGYDDFVVLDRGTDVGGTWRDNTYPGCSCDVPSHLYSYSFGLNPNWSRSFSPQAEIWDYLRRCVAEYGLDRHLRMEHEVTGAAWEGGRWVIDTSRGAYSADVLVVAAGPLCEPSLPKLPGLEAFEGEVFHSARWNHEHDLAGRRVAVVGTGASAIQFVPAIAPDVRQLHLFQRTPPWVMPKADRPLTRAERGLFRAVPAAQRLARSGIYWAREAQGSGFLHPAVMRLGMLTARRHLRKQVPDPAMRAKLTPSYTLGCKRVLLSNNYYPALTRPNVEVVTDAIAEVRADAVVTADGTARTVDTIIFGTGFHVTDPPVAQLVRGRDGRTLAEAWQGSMRAYLGTTVAGFPNLFLLLGPNTGVGHTSVVFMMECQLAYLLSALEHLDRNGVAAIEPTPEAQRAYNSTVDRKMAGTVWMRGGCQSWYLDSTGRNSAIWPGYTWTYRLRTRRFDPSAYQVVSHA from the coding sequence ATGGCGGGGCCACAGCATTTCCGGATCGTGGTGGTCGGGGCGGGCTTCGGCGGCCTCGGCACCGCGATCCGGCTCAAGCAGCGCGGTTATGACGACTTCGTGGTGCTCGACCGGGGCACCGACGTCGGCGGTACGTGGCGCGACAACACGTACCCCGGCTGCTCCTGCGACGTGCCGTCGCACCTCTACTCGTACTCCTTCGGGCTGAACCCGAACTGGAGCCGCAGCTTCTCCCCGCAGGCCGAGATTTGGGACTACCTGCGCCGGTGCGTGGCCGAGTACGGCCTCGACCGGCACCTGCGCATGGAGCACGAGGTCACCGGGGCGGCGTGGGAGGGCGGCCGCTGGGTCATCGACACCTCGCGCGGTGCCTACAGCGCGGACGTGCTCGTGGTCGCCGCCGGCCCGCTGTGCGAGCCGTCGCTGCCCAAGCTGCCCGGCCTGGAGGCGTTCGAGGGCGAGGTCTTCCACTCCGCGCGCTGGAACCACGAGCACGACCTGGCCGGCCGGCGCGTCGCGGTGGTCGGCACCGGGGCGTCCGCGATCCAGTTCGTCCCCGCGATCGCGCCGGACGTGCGGCAGCTGCACCTCTTCCAGCGCACCCCGCCGTGGGTGATGCCGAAGGCGGACCGGCCCCTCACGCGCGCCGAGCGCGGGCTCTTCCGGGCCGTCCCGGCCGCGCAGCGGCTCGCCCGCAGCGGCATCTACTGGGCGCGGGAGGCGCAGGGCTCCGGCTTCCTCCACCCGGCCGTCATGCGGCTCGGCATGCTCACGGCCCGTCGCCACCTGCGCAAGCAGGTGCCCGACCCGGCGATGCGGGCCAAGCTCACTCCGAGCTACACCTTGGGCTGCAAGCGGGTCCTGCTCTCCAACAACTACTACCCCGCGCTCACCCGGCCCAACGTCGAGGTGGTCACCGACGCCATCGCCGAGGTGCGGGCCGACGCGGTGGTCACCGCCGACGGCACCGCCCGCACCGTCGACACCATCATCTTTGGTACGGGGTTCCACGTCACCGATCCGCCGGTCGCCCAGTTGGTCCGTGGTCGCGACGGGCGCACCCTGGCGGAGGCGTGGCAGGGCAGCATGCGGGCGTACCTCGGCACCACGGTCGCCGGCTTCCCCAACCTCTTCCTCCTGCTCGGGCCCAACACGGGCGTCGGTCACACGTCGGTCGTCTTCATGATGGAGTGCCAGCTGGCATACCTGCTGAGCGCGCTGGAGCACCTGGACCGCAACGGCGTGGCCGCCATCGAGCCGACGCCCGAGGCGCAGCGGGCGTACAACTCCACAGTGGACCGTAAGATGGCCGGCACGGTGTGGATGCGCGGCGGCTGCCAGAGCTGGTACCTGGACTCGACCGGGCGCAACTCGGCGATCTGGCCGGGCTACACGTGGACGTACCGGCTACGCACCCGGCGGTTCGACCCTTCGGCGTACCAGGTGGTGTCCCATGCTTGA
- a CDS encoding glycoside hydrolase family 6 protein: MRLGSSPTRKQRLAIAGVAVLGLGGLSVIQALPASAAPGCSVTYTIANQWNNGFQGNIVIRNVGDAWTSWTLRFSFANGQTVSQGWTGRFSQSGSAVTVANETWNGAVATGGSVNPGFIGTHTGTNAVPTSFSVNNTVCTGTVTPTTGTPTTNPTTGTPTTSPTTGTPTTGPTGNPGPKADNPYAGGTGYVNPEWRAKANSVSGGSRISNNPTAVWIDRIAAINGTPDSSSNGPMGVRAHLDAALAQGASYIQFVIYNLPGRDCAALASNGELTATEIGRYRTEYIDPIRAIQADAKYAGLRIINIIEIDSLPNLITNVSGRAGATAACDTMKANGNYQTGIAYALQRLGSIGNVYNYVDAAHHGWIGWDDNFTPTAQLLAQVADLSGSKANVHGFITNTANYSALQEPYITVNDTTRPSAWIDWNRYNDELSFAQAFRTALVGQGFASSLGMLIDTSRNGWGGTARPTGPVTTGTINDQVNGSRIDRRIHKGNWCNQSGAGLGERPRSAPAAGIDAYVWVKPPGESDGSSTLIPNTEGKGFDRMCDPTYTGNARNGNSMSGALSGAPISGAWFPAQVTQLMQNAYPAL; the protein is encoded by the coding sequence ATGAGACTCGGCTCGAGTCCTACCCGGAAACAGCGCCTGGCGATAGCTGGTGTCGCTGTGCTTGGCTTGGGCGGCCTCTCGGTAATCCAGGCTTTGCCGGCCAGCGCCGCCCCGGGCTGTAGCGTGACATACACCATCGCGAATCAGTGGAACAACGGGTTCCAGGGCAACATCGTCATTCGTAACGTCGGGGACGCTTGGACCTCCTGGACGCTGCGGTTCTCGTTCGCCAACGGGCAGACCGTGAGCCAGGGCTGGACCGGCCGGTTCTCGCAGAGCGGCAGCGCCGTCACCGTCGCCAACGAGACGTGGAACGGCGCGGTCGCCACCGGCGGCTCGGTCAACCCCGGCTTCATCGGCACCCACACCGGCACCAACGCGGTGCCGACGTCGTTCTCGGTCAACAACACGGTCTGCACCGGCACGGTCACCCCGACCACGGGTACGCCGACGACGAACCCGACGACGGGTACGCCGACCACCAGCCCGACCACGGGCACGCCGACGACCGGTCCCACCGGCAACCCGGGCCCGAAGGCCGACAACCCGTACGCGGGTGGCACCGGCTACGTGAACCCGGAATGGCGGGCCAAGGCCAATAGCGTCTCCGGCGGCAGCCGCATCTCCAACAACCCGACCGCGGTGTGGATCGACCGGATCGCCGCGATCAACGGGACCCCGGACAGCAGCTCCAACGGCCCGATGGGCGTGCGCGCCCACCTGGACGCGGCGCTCGCGCAGGGTGCCAGCTACATCCAGTTCGTGATCTACAACCTGCCCGGCCGGGACTGCGCGGCGCTGGCCTCCAACGGTGAGCTCACCGCGACCGAGATTGGCCGCTACCGCACGGAGTACATCGACCCGATCAGGGCGATCCAGGCGGACGCCAAGTACGCCGGCCTGCGGATCATCAACATCATCGAGATCGACTCGCTGCCGAACCTGATCACCAACGTGTCCGGCCGCGCGGGCGCCACCGCCGCGTGCGACACGATGAAGGCCAACGGCAACTACCAGACCGGCATCGCGTACGCGTTGCAGCGGCTGGGCTCGATCGGCAACGTCTACAACTACGTGGACGCGGCGCACCACGGCTGGATCGGCTGGGACGACAACTTCACCCCGACCGCGCAACTGCTGGCCCAGGTCGCCGACCTGTCCGGCAGCAAGGCCAACGTGCACGGCTTCATCACCAACACGGCCAACTACTCGGCTCTGCAGGAGCCGTACATCACGGTGAACGACACGACCCGCCCGTCGGCATGGATCGACTGGAACCGGTACAACGACGAGCTCTCCTTCGCTCAGGCGTTCCGGACCGCGCTGGTGGGCCAGGGGTTCGCGTCGAGCCTCGGCATGCTGATCGACACCTCGCGTAACGGCTGGGGCGGCACCGCCAGGCCGACCGGCCCGGTCACCACCGGCACGATCAACGACCAGGTGAACGGCTCCCGGATCGACCGGCGTATCCACAAGGGCAACTGGTGCAACCAGAGCGGTGCTGGCCTCGGCGAGCGTCCGCGCTCGGCCCCGGCCGCTGGCATCGACGCCTACGTGTGGGTCAAGCCTCCGGGCGAGTCGGACGGCTCCAGCACCCTCATCCCGAACACCGAGGGCAAGGGCTTCGACCGGATGTGCGACCCCACGTACACCGGTAACGCCCGTAACGGCAACAGCATGAGCGGCGCGCTCTCCGGCGCTCCGATCTCCGGGGCCTGGTTCCCGGCGCAGGTTACGCAGCTCATGCAGAACGCGTACCCGGCTCTCTGA
- a CDS encoding putative bifunctional diguanylate cyclase/phosphodiesterase: protein MTFVVPVKVGGSDWGLLAIVDTVETRVGTGREPFNHWAALLTVALDYQIVLATLREQEERLRIAAVYDHLTGLPNRTLFLDRLRHAMRQRGHDYAVLFVDLDGFKVVNDSLGHTAGDRLLIQVGNRISNSLREGDTAARFGGDEFLILLDGVTDPHTPTQVAERLHAALAPAFRLQGQEVVVTASIGITLAGARYAEAEDLVRDADIAMYWSKSQRKGSHALFDVAMHTKAVSRLRIETELRHAIERDELEVHYQPIVQLVSGRTRAFEALIRWRHPTRGLLMPDEFLAVAEETGLVIPIGRWILDESCRQLAEWQRTPGRDDLRVSINVSNRQFWQGGLIDDVDAALRKSALHPRNLAFEITEGVIMTNVTLARKMLEDLHYLGSELHIDDFGTGYSSLEALHRLPIDALKIDRSFVQRLGVDAKSNALVHTIVLMGGNLGLQLIAESVETEAQRDHLLRLGCAYGQGHYFSEPVPAALAERLIS, encoded by the coding sequence ATGACGTTCGTGGTGCCGGTGAAGGTCGGCGGCAGCGACTGGGGCCTACTGGCCATTGTGGACACCGTGGAGACCCGGGTCGGCACCGGGCGCGAGCCGTTCAACCACTGGGCCGCGCTCCTGACCGTGGCGCTCGACTACCAGATCGTGCTGGCGACGCTGCGCGAGCAGGAGGAGCGGCTCCGGATCGCGGCCGTGTACGACCACCTCACCGGCCTGCCCAACCGCACGCTCTTCCTGGACCGGCTCCGCCACGCCATGCGCCAGCGCGGGCACGACTACGCCGTTCTGTTCGTCGACCTCGACGGTTTCAAGGTGGTTAACGACAGCCTCGGCCACACCGCTGGCGACCGGCTGCTCATCCAGGTCGGCAACCGGATCTCGAACAGCCTGCGGGAGGGCGACACGGCGGCCCGGTTCGGCGGCGACGAGTTCCTGATCCTCCTGGACGGCGTGACCGACCCGCACACGCCGACGCAGGTGGCCGAACGGCTGCACGCCGCGCTCGCCCCGGCGTTCCGGCTGCAGGGCCAGGAGGTCGTGGTCACCGCCAGCATCGGCATCACCCTCGCCGGCGCCCGGTACGCCGAGGCGGAAGACCTCGTCCGCGACGCCGACATCGCCATGTACTGGTCCAAGTCGCAGCGCAAGGGCTCGCACGCGCTCTTCGACGTCGCGATGCACACCAAGGCCGTGTCCCGCCTGCGGATCGAGACGGAGCTGCGGCACGCGATCGAGCGCGACGAGCTGGAGGTGCACTACCAGCCGATCGTGCAGCTGGTCAGCGGGCGGACCCGGGCGTTCGAGGCGTTGATCCGGTGGCGGCATCCCACCCGCGGGCTGTTGATGCCGGACGAGTTCCTGGCGGTCGCCGAGGAGACCGGGCTGGTCATCCCGATCGGCCGATGGATCCTCGACGAGTCGTGCCGGCAGCTCGCCGAGTGGCAGCGCACCCCCGGCCGGGACGACCTGCGGGTGAGCATCAACGTGTCGAACCGGCAGTTCTGGCAGGGCGGGCTGATCGACGACGTCGACGCGGCCCTGCGGAAGTCCGCCCTGCACCCGCGCAACCTGGCGTTCGAGATCACCGAGGGCGTGATCATGACCAACGTGACGCTCGCCCGCAAGATGCTGGAGGACCTGCACTATCTCGGATCCGAGCTGCACATCGACGACTTCGGTACCGGGTACTCCTCGCTGGAGGCCCTGCACCGGCTGCCGATCGACGCGCTGAAGATCGACCGGTCGTTCGTGCAGCGGCTGGGCGTCGACGCCAAGAGCAACGCGCTCGTGCACACGATCGTGCTCATGGGCGGCAACCTGGGGCTCCAGCTCATCGCCGAGAGCGTGGAGACCGAGGCGCAGCGCGACCACCTGTTGCGCCTCGGCTGCGCGTACGGCCAGGGCCACTACTTCTCCGAGCCCGTCCCCGCGGCTCTTGCTGAACGCCTCATCTCCTGA
- a CDS encoding High-affinity nickel-transporter gives MKRRWLLALAAVPIAFVLMPANPASAHPLGNFSVNQYVGLTLRPDGVEATAVVDFAEIPTLQQKSEAPPTCTALADAIALTVDGKRLPWTVGRSDFAYVDGSGGLQTSRLTCGLTASVSLDTATVAVDNGYAADRVGWREMTAKGDGVHVDSSLPATSISDELRTYPADPLSSAPDVRTATLRVAPGTGTAGASLQRANDGFLASVTASVEKRFQDLAGGPRLTPTVGLLAVLLALVLGAGHAALPGHGKTVLAAYAAAQRRRIRDAVAVGATVTLTHTGGVLVVGLLLATSSTLAGDRILGYLGIVSGAVVIAVGASMIIQRRRHAKAHADGHDHSHSHSHDHDHGHGHHHHGPGHHHHHHHGQGRLGLAGIGIAGGLVPSPSAIVVLLAAIGLGRTAFGVVLVIAYGVGMAATLTAVGLALVAAQRRLGRIPTLPRFAARLKRFAPASTATLVMLVGAGVAVRAAAGVL, from the coding sequence ATGAAGCGCCGCTGGTTGCTCGCCCTCGCCGCCGTACCGATCGCGTTCGTGCTGATGCCGGCCAACCCGGCGAGCGCCCACCCGCTGGGCAACTTCTCGGTCAACCAGTACGTCGGGCTGACCCTGCGCCCGGACGGCGTCGAGGCGACCGCCGTGGTCGACTTCGCCGAGATCCCCACCCTGCAGCAGAAGTCCGAGGCGCCGCCGACCTGCACCGCGCTCGCCGACGCCATCGCGCTCACCGTGGACGGCAAGCGTCTACCGTGGACGGTCGGGCGAAGCGACTTCGCCTATGTGGACGGCAGCGGCGGCCTGCAGACCAGCCGGCTCACGTGTGGCCTGACCGCCTCGGTTTCACTGGACACCGCGACGGTCGCCGTGGACAACGGCTACGCCGCCGACCGGGTCGGGTGGCGCGAGATGACCGCCAAGGGCGACGGCGTACACGTCGACTCGTCCCTGCCGGCGACGAGCATCAGCGACGAACTGCGGACGTACCCGGCGGATCCGCTGTCCTCGGCGCCGGACGTGCGGACGGCGACCCTGCGCGTGGCGCCCGGCACGGGCACGGCCGGCGCTTCGCTGCAGCGGGCGAACGACGGTTTCCTCGCCTCCGTCACCGCGTCCGTGGAGAAGCGCTTCCAGGACCTCGCCGGCGGCCCGCGGCTGACCCCGACCGTGGGGCTGCTCGCCGTGCTGCTCGCCCTGGTGCTCGGCGCCGGCCACGCCGCGCTGCCCGGACACGGCAAGACGGTGCTGGCGGCGTACGCGGCGGCCCAGCGGCGGCGGATCCGGGACGCGGTGGCGGTGGGCGCGACCGTGACGCTCACCCACACCGGGGGCGTGCTGGTGGTGGGCCTGCTGCTCGCCACCTCCAGCACGCTGGCCGGCGACCGGATCCTCGGCTACCTCGGCATCGTCAGCGGCGCCGTGGTCATCGCGGTCGGCGCCAGCATGATCATCCAGCGCCGCCGGCACGCAAAGGCGCACGCGGATGGTCACGACCACTCCCACTCCCACTCGCACGACCATGACCACGGGCATGGGCACCACCACCACGGACCTGGCCATCACCACCACCATCACCACGGCCAGGGGCGGCTCGGGCTCGCCGGCATCGGGATCGCCGGCGGGCTCGTGCCCAGCCCTTCCGCGATCGTGGTGCTGCTGGCCGCGATCGGCCTGGGCCGTACAGCGTTCGGTGTCGTCCTGGTCATCGCGTACGGCGTCGGCATGGCCGCCACCCTCACCGCGGTCGGCCTGGCCCTGGTAGCCGCCCAACGCCGCCTGGGCCGCATCCCCACCCTCCCCAGGTTCGCGGCGCGCCTGAAGAGGTTCGCCCCCGCCAGCACCGCCACCCTGGTGATGCTGGTAGGCGCCGGCGTAGCGGTCCGCGCCGCGGCCGGCGTCCTCTAA
- a CDS encoding VOC family protein, with translation MSGKVVHFELPADDMERAQSFYHDAFGWQITPMPEMSYAMAVTTPTDEQGMPTEPGGINGGLTPRQGSVTSPTLTIGVDSVDEALAAVEKYGGRVVAGRQAVGDMGFVGYFADPEGNVVGLWENA, from the coding sequence ATGAGCGGAAAAGTCGTGCACTTCGAGCTGCCCGCCGATGACATGGAGCGGGCCCAGTCCTTCTACCACGACGCGTTCGGCTGGCAGATCACCCCGATGCCGGAAATGTCGTACGCGATGGCCGTCACCACCCCGACCGACGAGCAGGGCATGCCCACCGAGCCGGGCGGCATCAACGGCGGGCTCACCCCGCGGCAGGGCTCGGTCACTTCGCCCACCCTGACCATCGGCGTGGACAGCGTGGACGAGGCGCTGGCGGCGGTGGAGAAGTACGGCGGCCGCGTCGTCGCCGGCCGGCAGGCGGTCGGCGACATGGGGTTCGTCGGGTACTTCGCCGACCCCGAGGGCAACGTCGTGGGTCTCTGGGAAAACGCGTAG
- a CDS encoding alpha/beta fold hydrolase, producing MTFGMICAHPTRLTPEVALADALALRNAPAFDAVARASRGYAFQGAPEVPVTVAWGTRDRVLPYRQAARARQALPGARHVDLPGCGHVPMSDNPELVADIILATTQGRVPS from the coding sequence GTGACCTTCGGCATGATCTGCGCCCACCCGACCCGGCTCACCCCCGAGGTCGCGCTGGCCGACGCGCTCGCGCTGCGCAACGCCCCGGCATTCGACGCCGTGGCCCGTGCCAGCCGCGGGTACGCCTTCCAGGGCGCCCCCGAGGTGCCGGTCACGGTCGCGTGGGGCACCCGCGACCGGGTGCTGCCGTACCGGCAGGCGGCCCGGGCCCGGCAGGCGCTCCCGGGCGCGCGCCACGTCGACCTACCCGGCTGCGGCCACGTCCCCATGAGCGACAACCCCGAGCTGGTCGCGGACATCATCCTCGCCACGACGCAAGGAAGGGTCCCCTCCTAA
- a CDS encoding substrate-binding domain-containing protein gives MSGDLALGVLSPFLGGWYYGGLLRGIARSAAQEGATVVALQTLDAGTEQVEMRNPPDPGYPIAWEHVAGFIVIINAVSPRYLAAVQDAGKPIVIVSHEIPGLDCPVVLPDNRTGIREAVAHLVGHGHRRIAFAGYLGAKDVKQRYDAYREALVEHGLPVDPALLFPLDDNQMSSGEAAARAIVGAGMPATAVIAGTDANAIGLLETLAASGYRVPDDLAVVGFDDVRGASYTLPRLTTVNHPVDGIGRKAVATLVQRIRGEATPTGRIFVPTSLVVRESCGCPAATRPSGGWRRTAATTSASACTCRRPSASSTRSAWSCCAVTRRIRGGCGGWRVRPRGPAAWGCGATGTSPTRCWTWSARTSGTSRPSRGRPRCRSACSRRPI, from the coding sequence GTGTCGGGTGATCTCGCACTAGGTGTCCTGTCGCCCTTCCTCGGCGGCTGGTACTACGGCGGCCTCCTTCGGGGGATCGCCCGGTCCGCCGCGCAGGAGGGTGCGACGGTGGTCGCGCTGCAAACGCTGGACGCGGGCACCGAGCAGGTCGAGATGCGCAACCCGCCCGACCCCGGCTACCCGATCGCCTGGGAGCACGTGGCCGGCTTCATCGTGATCATCAACGCGGTGAGCCCGCGCTACCTGGCCGCCGTCCAGGATGCCGGCAAGCCGATCGTCATCGTCAGCCACGAGATCCCCGGGCTGGACTGCCCCGTCGTGCTCCCGGACAACCGCACCGGGATCCGGGAGGCCGTCGCCCACCTCGTCGGGCACGGCCACCGGCGGATCGCGTTCGCCGGCTACCTCGGGGCCAAGGACGTGAAGCAGCGGTACGACGCGTACCGCGAGGCGCTCGTCGAGCACGGGCTGCCGGTGGACCCGGCGCTGCTCTTCCCGCTCGACGACAACCAGATGAGCAGCGGTGAGGCCGCGGCCCGCGCCATCGTCGGCGCCGGCATGCCGGCCACCGCCGTGATCGCCGGCACCGACGCGAACGCCATCGGCCTCCTGGAGACCCTCGCCGCCTCCGGCTACCGGGTGCCGGACGACCTCGCGGTCGTGGGCTTCGACGACGTACGGGGCGCGTCGTACACGCTGCCCCGGCTCACCACGGTCAACCACCCCGTGGACGGGATCGGCCGCAAGGCGGTGGCCACCCTGGTACAGCGGATCCGGGGCGAGGCCACCCCCACCGGCCGGATCTTCGTGCCGACCTCCCTCGTCGTGCGGGAGTCGTGCGGGTGCCCCGCCGCGACCCGCCCGAGCGGCGGATGGAGGCGGACGGCCGCGACCACTTCCGCGAGCGCGTGCACCTGCAGGAGACCCTCAGCAAGCAGTACGAGGTCAGCATGGAGCTGCTGCGCGGTCACGAGGAGGATCCGCGGCGGCTGCGGTGGCTGGCGCGTACGCCCGCGCGGGCCGGCTGCCTGGGGCTGTGGGGCGACCGGGACCAGCCCGACCCGATGCTGGACGTGGTCGGCGCGTACTTCCGGGACAAGCCGCCCATCGCGGGGCCGTCCCCGGTGCCGGTCAGCATGTTCCCGCCGGCCGATCTGA